The proteins below are encoded in one region of Nitrospirota bacterium:
- a CDS encoding DUF2079 domain-containing protein, whose amino-acid sequence MKKVLTILVIIVLPVSLYASKGGDYLPITAFNKNIVAYRYVIIPLLGLLTGFVFFMLALKNKLNMPDSVKEFLSVHYKKIIALIAITIGALAKEPYIAGAFFFCLYAAFGKRGRRPAIIFAVFFLALASMALFHAFMFYHTALTTPSHKAAGLIVQSEYIDNFLYLKDALHKPSVLFHSIFLYIDRKSFFIIFQFLPFLFIPFLRLKELIPTIPFFAISILSIRPLHSALDCQYSAAYIAPILVSLTVALKGLNDRYGKNFTGSILLFILIMVVTVNIAHSPSLVSLNFLKEGWSDTWHRKTYIIGKHEEALRKALDLIPKDTAVKVVCQNNTYGGEIANREFSDVFPRKWQDSYYIILDLKKPLFLEDNINPAGFMIEFEKLRQSKNFQLTL is encoded by the coding sequence ATGAAAAAAGTACTAACAATATTAGTGATTATTGTTTTGCCTGTCTCTCTGTACGCTTCTAAAGGGGGAGATTACCTTCCAATTACCGCTTTCAATAAAAACATAGTAGCTTACAGATATGTAATTATACCCTTGTTGGGTCTTTTAACAGGGTTTGTTTTCTTTATGCTGGCTCTTAAAAATAAGCTAAATATGCCTGATAGTGTCAAAGAGTTTTTATCTGTTCATTACAAAAAAATAATTGCGCTGATTGCCATAACTATTGGAGCATTAGCCAAGGAGCCTTATATAGCCGGAGCGTTCTTTTTCTGTCTGTACGCAGCTTTTGGAAAAAGAGGGAGACGACCTGCAATTATATTTGCGGTGTTTTTTTTAGCGCTTGCCTCGATGGCATTATTTCATGCCTTTATGTTTTATCATACCGCTCTTACCACCCCATCGCATAAGGCTGCCGGGTTAATAGTTCAATCAGAATATATTGACAATTTCTTATATCTGAAAGATGCTCTGCATAAACCATCTGTTTTATTTCACAGCATTTTCTTGTACATTGACAGAAAGAGCTTTTTTATCATTTTTCAGTTTTTGCCGTTTCTGTTTATTCCTTTTTTGCGTTTAAAGGAGCTGATTCCAACGATTCCGTTTTTTGCTATATCAATTTTGTCCATAAGACCGCTGCACTCAGCTTTGGACTGCCAATACAGTGCTGCCTATATCGCACCAATTCTGGTCTCTCTCACGGTTGCTCTGAAAGGACTAAACGACAGATATGGAAAAAACTTTACCGGTTCAATTTTGCTGTTTATATTAATCATGGTGGTTACTGTTAATATTGCACACAGTCCGTCTCTTGTTTCATTGAACTTTCTCAAGGAGGGGTGGTCAGACACATGGCACAGGAAAACTTACATAATTGGAAAGCACGAAGAGGCTTTGCGTAAGGCTCTCGATTTAATCCCAAAAGACACGGCTGTAAAAGTTGTCTGCCAAAACAACACATACGGAGGAGAAATTGCAAACAGGGAGTTCAGTGATGTGTTTCCGAGAAAATGGCAAGATTCCTACTACATTATTTTGGATTTGAAAAAACCTCTTTTTCTTGAAGACAATATAAACCCTGCAGGGTTTATGATTGAATTTGAAAAACTCAGACAATCGAAAAATTTTCAGCTCACTTTATGA
- a CDS encoding dihydropteroate synthase yields the protein MLIIGEKLSIIAKRVREAMNKRDKGPIQEIAKAQFAAGAGMIDANIGPAEGMEDLMEWMVTTIQEVVPAPICLDTTNYDALEKGLKVHNSEWGKPLINSTSNDPERFPILELAAKYNCDIIALTVGKGGLPADAEERSAIAAEMMARAMEYGLPVENMYLDPLVLQIATTQDQALKVVQTIKMFQELNDPPMKTVVGLSNISNGCPKHVRPILNNHFLALLMYEGLTAAIADAHEIITTVKTIDALTNNTLYAHSYLEM from the coding sequence ATGCTGATAATAGGTGAAAAGTTAAGCATAATAGCAAAGAGGGTCCGTGAGGCCATGAACAAAAGAGATAAGGGTCCGATTCAGGAGATAGCAAAGGCACAGTTTGCAGCCGGAGCCGGGATGATTGACGCTAACATTGGGCCAGCCGAGGGTATGGAGGATCTAATGGAATGGATGGTCACAACCATTCAGGAGGTGGTGCCAGCCCCGATATGTCTTGATACGACTAACTATGACGCTCTCGAAAAGGGACTTAAAGTGCACAATAGCGAGTGGGGAAAGCCACTCATAAATTCTACATCAAACGACCCTGAGCGTTTTCCAATCCTTGAGCTTGCCGCAAAGTATAACTGTGACATTATAGCACTCACCGTGGGTAAGGGAGGGCTGCCTGCCGATGCCGAGGAACGCTCCGCTATCGCCGCTGAGATGATGGCAAGAGCTATGGAGTATGGGCTGCCGGTAGAAAACATGTACCTTGACCCGCTTGTCCTTCAGATTGCCACCACCCAGGACCAGGCCCTCAAAGTGGTACAAACCATTAAAATGTTTCAGGAGTTAAACGACCCGCCTATGAAAACCGTTGTCGGTCTCAGCAATATCTCTAACGGCTGTCCAAAGCACGTAAGGCCTATTCTCAACAACCACTTTCTCGCCCTTTTGATGTACGAGGGACTGACGGCAGCCATCGCAGACGCCCACGAAATTATCACTACCGTTAAGACTATAGATGCTCTGACAAATAACACCTTGTATGCTCATTCTTATCTTGAAATGTAG
- a CDS encoding acetyl-CoA decarbonylase/synthase complex subunit delta: MAFTLPKETYTGKVYPVTIGSGDKAVTFGGENVLPFHSFEGTTPNRPLIAYEIMDVPPTEWPEKVKEPYAAVSDNPVKWAKYCEEVLKAKAIALRLYGTHPDNGNKSADEAVSVVRDVLAAINVPLIIIGSNHAEKDTDVLVKVSEAAKGHTCIIGKAQEANYKTVAASAMANGHMLIAMSELDINLSKQLNIMITQLGFTKEKVIIDPMCSALGYGLEYTYTVMERIRLAALTQNDTTMQQPMLGDVGMYVWKIKEVTASEETLPEWGALTQRGIAWEAQTAASLMLSGAGLLIMRHPEAVKAVEAFIDELM; encoded by the coding sequence ATGGCATTCACACTACCCAAAGAGACATACACCGGTAAGGTATATCCGGTAACTATAGGCAGCGGTGACAAAGCAGTCACCTTTGGCGGAGAAAACGTGCTTCCCTTTCATTCATTTGAAGGGACAACTCCCAACAGGCCGTTGATTGCGTACGAAATAATGGATGTGCCTCCGACAGAGTGGCCGGAAAAAGTTAAAGAGCCCTATGCTGCGGTTTCTGATAATCCTGTAAAGTGGGCTAAGTACTGTGAAGAGGTGTTGAAGGCAAAAGCCATTGCGCTAAGGCTCTACGGCACTCATCCCGATAACGGCAACAAGTCTGCCGATGAAGCCGTTTCAGTTGTAAGGGACGTTCTTGCCGCTATAAATGTGCCTCTTATAATTATAGGCAGTAACCACGCCGAAAAAGACACCGATGTGCTTGTAAAAGTCTCTGAGGCAGCCAAAGGCCACACTTGCATTATCGGTAAGGCACAGGAGGCTAACTACAAAACAGTTGCAGCCTCTGCTATGGCAAACGGGCACATGCTTATTGCCATGTCGGAGCTTGACATAAATCTCTCCAAGCAGCTTAACATCATGATAACTCAACTTGGATTTACCAAAGAAAAAGTCATCATAGACCCTATGTGTTCAGCGCTTGGCTATGGACTTGAATACACTTACACGGTTATGGAAAGAATCCGTCTTGCCGCTTTAACCCAAAACGATACCACAATGCAGCAGCCGATGCTTGGCGATGTCGGCATGTATGTGTGGAAAATCAAGGAGGTTACCGCCTCAGAGGAAACGTTGCCTGAGTGGGGCGCTCTTACACAACGGGGTATTGCATGGGAGGCACAAACTGCAGCCTCGCTTATGCTCTCAGGAGCAGGGCTTCTTATCATGAGGCACCCTGAGGCCGTAAAGGCTGTTGAGGCTTTCATTGACGAGTTGATGTAA
- a CDS encoding acetyl-CoA decarbonylase/synthase complex subunit gamma — protein MALTGVEIFKLLPKTNCKKCGFPTCLAFAMQLASRKASLDACPDVSDAAKATLGEASAPPIRPITLGVGAKAVKLGEETVLFRHEKKFVNPCAFAIGIKDTDDAAVQDKKISECLSSEIERVGQKLKVDAIAIINESGDKAKFEALAKKVAEKAADVPAIVCAGNTDAASAALALFKGKKALLYGATMANVAEMAALAKANGAALGVTASNLDELTDLTEKAKAAGIEDIVMDSGAKKAKEILENNTVLRRAAIKKGNKSVGFPIINFMMRDDNLLETLMVGLGIAKYSSIVVLSSAEKWKNLVTFTLRQNIYTDPQVPMQVQQKIYEIGTPAPDSPLIVTTNFSLTYFIVAGEVENSKVSTWLAVMDCEGLSVLTAWAAGKFTAGKIAAFIKESGIEDKISNKELIIPGYVAILSGALEEKLEGWKITVGPREANAIPTYLKSRSA, from the coding sequence ATGGCATTAACCGGAGTTGAGATATTTAAACTATTACCAAAGACGAATTGTAAAAAATGCGGGTTTCCGACATGTTTGGCTTTTGCCATGCAGTTGGCCAGCCGCAAGGCATCCTTAGATGCCTGCCCTGATGTCTCAGACGCTGCTAAGGCAACCCTTGGCGAAGCCTCGGCCCCGCCCATAAGGCCAATCACGCTGGGAGTTGGTGCAAAGGCCGTTAAACTTGGCGAGGAAACAGTGCTTTTCCGCCATGAAAAGAAATTTGTAAATCCCTGCGCTTTTGCTATCGGTATTAAAGACACCGATGATGCGGCTGTTCAAGACAAAAAAATCTCCGAGTGTCTTTCCTCGGAAATTGAAAGAGTCGGCCAAAAGCTAAAAGTTGATGCTATTGCCATAATAAACGAATCCGGTGACAAGGCGAAATTTGAAGCCCTTGCCAAAAAGGTTGCTGAAAAAGCTGCTGATGTTCCAGCTATAGTTTGTGCTGGTAACACGGATGCTGCCTCGGCTGCCCTTGCACTGTTTAAAGGCAAAAAGGCGCTTCTTTATGGGGCAACAATGGCAAATGTCGCTGAGATGGCAGCGCTTGCGAAGGCTAACGGTGCAGCACTTGGCGTTACTGCCTCAAACCTCGATGAGCTTACTGATTTAACCGAAAAGGCAAAAGCTGCCGGTATTGAAGACATCGTTATGGACTCAGGGGCTAAGAAGGCTAAGGAGATTCTTGAGAATAACACGGTGCTAAGACGGGCTGCTATCAAAAAAGGCAATAAATCTGTCGGGTTTCCCATTATTAACTTTATGATGAGAGACGACAACCTGTTGGAGACTCTGATGGTAGGGCTTGGTATAGCTAAGTACTCATCAATTGTGGTGCTAAGCAGTGCTGAAAAGTGGAAAAATCTTGTCACATTCACACTAAGACAGAACATTTACACAGATCCTCAGGTGCCTATGCAGGTGCAGCAAAAGATTTACGAAATTGGAACTCCTGCGCCAGATTCCCCGCTGATTGTAACCACAAATTTTTCGCTTACCTACTTTATAGTTGCCGGAGAGGTGGAAAACAGCAAAGTTTCCACGTGGCTTGCCGTCATGGACTGCGAGGGGCTGTCGGTGCTTACGGCATGGGCGGCAGGGAAATTTACAGCGGGTAAGATTGCCGCTTTTATTAAAGAAAGCGGTATTGAAGATAAGATATCAAACAAGGAGCTGATAATTCCGGGCTATGTAGCCATACTTAGCGGCGCTCTTGAGGAAAAACTTGAGGGCTGGAAAATCACAGTTGGCCCGCGTGAGGCTAACGCTATCCCTACGTACTTAAAGTCAAGGAGCGCTTAG
- the cdhC gene encoding CO dehydrogenase/CO-methylating acetyl-CoA synthase complex subunit beta, translating into MSKIIASAAIRGAQTVFKNAEALLSKHIAEKGGDFVFEFPDTAYHLPMIYAMTGFAVRTLKDMKDALEMTRGYLHPEPVAKEWTPYLGEALDSGMATLFAEEIWLAMRYLEGLEPEKDPETGYVYNGFITDTIQRNLGIQLVDGRMPGFAAIIGAAPDDDTAVRIVREIQEKNILVFLSGTSGGETITRQLLRKKVELGWDTYLVPLGTKTEHTLYALDWAIRASMIYGGIKPGDFAGNLKYTKDRVFAFALPLGPLDDIKWATGAGAINMGFPAVCDTDVPVIHPTGVCTYEEVDKEFDHTKIVSKAIEVRGLKIVSHKPPIPIAYGPAFEGERIRKEDTFIEFGGNRTPGFEFLKNRELDEIEDGKIIIKGENWQARYEAGGAMPIGILVEVAGREMQPDYEPIMERKLHHNINEGQGIWHMGQRDINWIRISKAAKAEGFSLEDIAKIHHTMTHSRFKAIVDKVQVTLFMDEADVLAHRDEARRVWKERDDRLGSMTDENVDTFYSCLLCQSFAPTHTCVITPERLGLCGAYNWLDCKAAFGIDPTGGNQPIPKGETLDPKYGRWTGVDEYIVASTGGAVESFNAYTIMENPMTSCGCFECILAVVPEANGVMIVQRGHTGMTPIGMKFSSLAGTVGGGVQSPGFMGIGVNFVTSRKFLFADGGLKRVVWMTKALKERIKDSFDIRAAEEGVPNLLDMIADETIAEDSEKLLEFLTSVGHPALTMESMF; encoded by the coding sequence ATGTCTAAAATTATAGCCTCGGCTGCTATAAGAGGTGCCCAAACTGTGTTTAAAAATGCCGAAGCTCTGCTATCAAAGCATATAGCGGAAAAGGGTGGAGACTTTGTCTTTGAGTTTCCTGATACGGCATATCACCTTCCCATGATATACGCTATGACGGGCTTTGCCGTTCGGACACTTAAAGATATGAAAGATGCCCTTGAAATGACAAGGGGATATCTTCACCCGGAACCGGTAGCAAAGGAGTGGACGCCCTACTTAGGCGAGGCTCTTGACTCCGGTATGGCAACACTGTTTGCGGAGGAAATATGGCTTGCGATGAGATACCTGGAGGGGCTTGAGCCTGAAAAAGATCCCGAAACCGGATATGTCTATAACGGATTTATTACGGATACAATCCAGAGAAATCTCGGAATTCAGCTGGTTGACGGCAGAATGCCCGGGTTTGCAGCAATAATTGGGGCTGCCCCGGATGACGACACCGCAGTCAGGATAGTAAGAGAGATACAGGAAAAAAACATTCTGGTCTTTCTCTCCGGCACCTCAGGCGGTGAGACGATAACCCGGCAGTTACTGAGAAAAAAGGTGGAGCTTGGCTGGGATACGTATCTGGTTCCCCTTGGCACAAAAACTGAACACACACTGTATGCGCTTGATTGGGCAATAAGGGCCTCAATGATCTACGGAGGAATAAAACCCGGAGATTTCGCAGGTAACCTCAAATATACCAAAGACCGTGTGTTTGCCTTCGCTCTGCCACTTGGTCCCCTTGATGACATAAAATGGGCTACGGGAGCCGGAGCCATTAACATGGGATTCCCTGCAGTTTGTGACACCGATGTTCCTGTCATTCATCCTACTGGTGTTTGTACCTATGAGGAGGTTGACAAGGAGTTTGACCACACAAAGATAGTCTCAAAGGCCATTGAGGTGAGAGGCCTTAAGATTGTATCCCACAAACCGCCGATTCCCATTGCTTACGGGCCGGCTTTTGAGGGCGAGAGAATCAGAAAAGAGGACACTTTTATAGAGTTTGGCGGTAACAGGACTCCTGGTTTTGAGTTTTTGAAAAACAGGGAGCTTGATGAAATAGAAGACGGTAAGATAATCATAAAGGGTGAAAACTGGCAGGCTCGGTACGAGGCCGGAGGCGCTATGCCAATCGGTATTTTGGTAGAGGTGGCAGGCAGAGAGATGCAGCCCGACTATGAGCCTATAATGGAAAGAAAACTCCATCATAATATAAACGAGGGCCAGGGTATATGGCACATGGGACAGCGTGACATTAACTGGATACGAATCAGCAAGGCTGCTAAGGCTGAGGGATTCTCTCTTGAAGACATTGCAAAGATTCATCACACTATGACCCACAGCAGGTTTAAGGCCATTGTGGATAAGGTGCAGGTTACGCTGTTTATGGATGAGGCCGATGTACTGGCTCATCGTGATGAAGCCAGACGAGTCTGGAAAGAAAGAGATGACAGACTGGGCTCCATGACAGATGAAAACGTGGACACTTTTTACTCCTGTCTGCTGTGCCAGTCTTTTGCCCCGACACACACGTGCGTTATAACCCCTGAGAGACTGGGGCTGTGCGGCGCTTACAACTGGCTTGACTGTAAAGCGGCTTTTGGTATTGATCCGACCGGAGGTAATCAGCCGATTCCCAAAGGTGAAACGCTTGACCCTAAGTATGGCAGATGGACTGGTGTGGATGAGTACATTGTAGCTTCAACCGGCGGCGCCGTGGAGTCATTTAATGCATACACGATTATGGAAAACCCTATGACCTCGTGCGGCTGCTTTGAGTGCATACTGGCAGTGGTGCCGGAGGCTAATGGAGTTATGATAGTGCAAAGAGGACACACAGGGATGACTCCAATAGGTATGAAGTTTTCATCGCTTGCCGGAACTGTAGGCGGTGGTGTGCAGAGTCCCGGATTTATGGGAATAGGGGTAAACTTTGTAACAAGCCGGAAATTTCTCTTTGCCGATGGCGGGTTAAAGAGGGTTGTGTGGATGACTAAGGCTTTAAAGGAAAGGATAAAGGATTCCTTTGACATAAGAGCAGCTGAGGAGGGAGTGCCAAACCTGCTTGATATGATAGCGGATGAAACCATTGCCGAGGACTCTGAAAAGCTGCTTGAGTTTCTTACAAGTGTTGGGCATCCGGCTCTTACCATGGAGTCCATGTTTTAA
- the cooS gene encoding anaerobic carbon-monoxide dehydrogenase catalytic subunit — protein sequence MIEETQGNNAQTADKVAKEILDWGHAHDMSTAFDRAQHLKPCPIGHSGACCKICFMGPCRLVGPDAEEKAAGVCGATLPVVSARNFLRMCAAGTSAHSDHARDMAFTLLEAATGEAPDIKIKDEKKLRKVAGILDIPTEGKTKNELGKEVALKIITNFGQQKGELSYIKRAPKKRQEIWRKWGIVPRGIDREIAEAMHRTNMGVDQDPENLMMAAMKVSLADGWGGCMLSTDITDILFGTPSPVHSTASLGVMKTDEVNIVVHGHEPTLAEMMVDVSSEKELLDYAKSKGAKGINLVGMCCTANEILTRHGIPSAGGFLNQELALMTGMAEAIVVDVQCIMPAIGQVQKKFHTKVITTSYKGKMIDAMHIQYDEHRAKDIAREIIRLGCDNYKNRTGFGQMASAASPVIAGFSHEYINYMQGGAFRGSFRPLNDAIMAGRIRGVAALVGCNNPRTAQDSFFDYLATEFIKHDVLVVSTGCGAAAFAKAGYMTPETALEQAGPGLREVCEAIGVPPMLHLGSCVDNSRILTIMTQMTEEGGLGDDISDLPAIGIAPEWMSEKALAIGVYFVASGAHVIFGSESPVEASSVVKAIKHELWQKRMGAKLEFISDAKEIFVTSLAAIDAKRDALKLKKYEPGKFGAERVLMTMEDRRKLEKETAKK from the coding sequence ATGATAGAAGAGACGCAAGGAAACAATGCTCAGACCGCTGATAAGGTCGCAAAAGAGATACTGGACTGGGGTCATGCTCATGATATGAGCACGGCCTTTGACAGGGCACAGCACTTAAAACCGTGTCCGATAGGCCATTCCGGCGCTTGCTGTAAGATATGTTTCATGGGACCGTGCCGGCTGGTGGGTCCCGATGCCGAGGAAAAGGCTGCTGGTGTGTGCGGAGCCACTTTGCCGGTTGTATCGGCAAGGAATTTTCTCAGAATGTGTGCCGCCGGAACCTCAGCACACAGCGACCATGCACGGGATATGGCATTTACACTGCTTGAGGCAGCAACAGGAGAGGCTCCGGATATAAAGATAAAGGATGAAAAGAAATTAAGGAAAGTAGCCGGTATTTTAGATATACCCACAGAGGGTAAAACTAAAAACGAATTGGGTAAAGAGGTGGCCTTAAAGATAATCACCAACTTCGGGCAACAAAAAGGAGAGCTCTCCTACATAAAGAGAGCGCCAAAGAAGCGGCAGGAAATCTGGCGAAAGTGGGGTATTGTCCCTCGCGGCATAGACAGAGAGATAGCCGAGGCTATGCACAGAACCAATATGGGAGTTGACCAGGACCCGGAAAACCTGATGATGGCCGCCATGAAAGTCTCTCTGGCTGATGGCTGGGGCGGTTGCATGTTAAGCACTGATATAACAGATATTCTCTTTGGCACTCCGTCTCCTGTGCATTCAACGGCAAGCCTTGGCGTTATGAAAACCGATGAGGTCAATATTGTTGTGCACGGCCATGAGCCCACACTTGCCGAGATGATGGTGGATGTAAGCTCGGAAAAAGAGTTGCTCGATTATGCTAAGAGTAAAGGAGCGAAGGGAATAAATCTGGTTGGCATGTGCTGTACGGCTAACGAAATTTTGACCAGACACGGCATACCGTCCGCAGGCGGATTTCTAAACCAGGAGCTGGCCCTCATGACCGGCATGGCTGAGGCCATTGTGGTTGACGTGCAGTGTATAATGCCGGCTATCGGGCAGGTTCAGAAAAAATTCCATACTAAGGTTATAACTACATCCTATAAGGGTAAAATGATAGATGCCATGCACATTCAGTACGATGAGCATAGGGCAAAAGATATAGCGCGGGAAATCATAAGGCTTGGCTGTGATAATTACAAAAACAGAACCGGGTTTGGACAAATGGCCTCTGCTGCCTCACCGGTTATTGCCGGGTTTTCTCACGAATACATTAACTATATGCAGGGGGGAGCTTTCAGAGGCTCATTCAGACCGCTAAATGACGCCATAATGGCAGGACGGATACGTGGAGTTGCAGCCCTTGTCGGATGTAATAATCCACGGACGGCTCAGGACAGTTTCTTTGACTATCTGGCTACAGAGTTTATAAAGCATGACGTATTAGTGGTGTCAACCGGTTGTGGTGCGGCAGCGTTTGCAAAGGCCGGGTATATGACTCCTGAAACGGCGCTTGAGCAGGCAGGCCCTGGGCTTAGGGAGGTCTGCGAGGCCATAGGGGTTCCTCCTATGCTTCATCTGGGCTCGTGTGTGGATAACTCAAGGATTCTGACCATTATGACCCAGATGACAGAAGAGGGCGGACTTGGGGATGACATATCCGATCTGCCAGCCATAGGGATAGCTCCCGAGTGGATGAGTGAAAAGGCTCTAGCCATCGGAGTTTATTTTGTTGCCTCCGGTGCTCATGTAATATTTGGCTCGGAAAGTCCGGTTGAGGCAAGTTCCGTTGTTAAGGCTATAAAACATGAGCTGTGGCAAAAGAGAATGGGTGCAAAACTTGAGTTTATTTCCGATGCAAAGGAAATTTTTGTCACCTCGCTTGCCGCAATAGATGCTAAACGTGACGCTCTTAAGCTAAAGAAGTACGAGCCCGGAAAGTTTGGAGCGGAAAGAGTGCTGATGACTATGGAAGACAGACGTAAGCTCGAAAAAGAGACGGCTAAAAAATAG
- a CDS encoding NAD(P)H-dependent oxidoreductase subunit E — MDIENINIKSSIGVIGGIITSSESRRGILIPTLHKMQLENGYLPEDLLRLLSKKLSIPLAEIYSVASFYKQFHFTPRGKNIVRVCTGTACHVRGSAKVVDALQNRFNVKAGETTEDLKLTLETVGCVGCCGLAPVVTVNEGVVGAVGPKKLKGLIHDIEEGDDNGKS; from the coding sequence ATGGATATAGAAAATATAAATATTAAATCATCAATAGGTGTGATAGGAGGCATTATCACATCCAGTGAGAGCAGGCGTGGGATACTGATTCCCACTCTGCATAAGATGCAGTTGGAAAACGGCTATCTGCCTGAGGATTTACTAAGACTGCTCTCTAAAAAGTTGAGCATTCCGCTTGCCGAAATCTACAGTGTGGCGAGTTTTTACAAGCAATTTCATTTTACCCCCCGAGGAAAAAATATAGTCAGAGTGTGTACTGGTACGGCTTGCCACGTAAGGGGGTCTGCCAAGGTGGTGGACGCCCTGCAGAACAGGTTTAACGTAAAAGCCGGTGAGACCACAGAGGATTTAAAATTAACTCTGGAAACTGTAGGCTGTGTGGGATGTTGTGGACTTGCTCCTGTGGTTACAGTCAATGAAGGGGTAGTCGGCGCTGTCGGGCCTAAAAAACTTAAAGGACTAATCCACGACATAGAAGAGGGTGACGATAATGGAAAAAGTTAA
- a CDS encoding SLBB domain-containing protein: MEKVNSLEAFKNLQLLLKEETFKEGVPRLRTCTGTACMATGAQSVINKVEEEAAHSGKHIDIVKTGCQGFCQQGPVMKAEPYGYYYKQVRAADAHDIVGTTFSAGFPVRNLLYRDNILSEPKEIMETLPFYKKQMRVALHNNGLIDPRNINHYIAVGGYTALVKALETMTPEQVLDEVDKANLRGRGGAGFPAGEKWKHTKKAKSKIKLVIANGDEGDPGAFMDRSIMEGDPHGLIEGMLLCAYAIDAQYGFVYVRHEYPLAVVHLKLAIKQAEEMGLLGNNILGTGFSFTLDVREGAGAFVCGESTALIASMEGERGFPRPRPPRLSDIGGGAWGYPSNLNNIETFACVPHIISRGADWFKSIGTENSPGTKVFALTGKVKNTGLVEVPMGITLREIIFEIGGGILDGKKFKAVQTGGPSGGCLPEEYLDLSVDFDSLRKVGSMMGSGGMVVMDEETCVVDVAKFFLSFTKEESCGKCPPCRIGTYQMLEILKKITSGHGEPSDLDNLEQICRKVQKGSLCGLGQSAPNPILSTLKYFREEYEEHVHDKYCRAKVCSGLGTYSIDHSECFLCGLCKQACAFGAVKETRRSFFIDQDMCTKCKSCYMACPIGAVKVGKGTAKAARK, from the coding sequence ATGGAAAAAGTTAATAGCCTTGAGGCTTTTAAGAACCTTCAACTGCTCCTTAAAGAGGAAACCTTTAAGGAGGGCGTTCCCCGTCTTCGCACCTGCACTGGCACTGCTTGTATGGCTACCGGGGCGCAAAGCGTCATCAATAAAGTGGAGGAGGAGGCCGCTCACAGTGGCAAGCACATTGACATAGTGAAGACCGGATGTCAGGGATTTTGCCAGCAAGGGCCTGTTATGAAAGCAGAACCCTACGGTTATTATTATAAGCAAGTCAGGGCGGCAGATGCTCACGACATCGTTGGCACTACGTTTTCAGCAGGTTTTCCTGTAAGAAATCTGCTCTACAGGGACAACATCCTGAGTGAGCCAAAAGAAATCATGGAGACTCTGCCGTTTTATAAAAAACAGATGAGAGTTGCACTGCACAATAACGGGCTAATTGACCCTCGAAACATAAACCACTACATTGCGGTGGGTGGCTATACGGCTTTAGTTAAGGCTCTTGAGACGATGACCCCTGAGCAGGTGTTGGATGAGGTGGATAAAGCCAATCTCAGAGGGCGCGGCGGAGCAGGATTCCCTGCCGGCGAGAAATGGAAACACACTAAAAAAGCTAAAAGTAAAATAAAACTGGTAATAGCTAATGGTGATGAGGGAGACCCTGGGGCCTTTATGGATCGCTCTATAATGGAGGGAGACCCACACGGCCTGATAGAAGGAATGCTGCTCTGTGCTTATGCAATAGACGCTCAGTACGGATTTGTCTATGTGCGCCATGAGTATCCGCTTGCAGTTGTCCATCTTAAACTTGCTATAAAACAAGCCGAGGAGATGGGGCTGCTTGGCAACAACATACTGGGAACCGGCTTCAGCTTTACACTTGATGTAAGAGAGGGCGCCGGGGCTTTTGTCTGTGGTGAGTCAACCGCGCTTATCGCCTCTATGGAGGGCGAAAGAGGGTTCCCGCGTCCACGTCCTCCGAGGCTATCGGATATCGGGGGTGGCGCATGGGGCTATCCCAGTAATTTAAACAACATTGAGACTTTTGCCTGTGTACCGCATATAATTTCAAGAGGAGCGGATTGGTTTAAAAGCATAGGGACAGAGAATTCGCCGGGTACAAAGGTGTTTGCTCTGACCGGTAAGGTCAAAAACACCGGACTGGTTGAAGTCCCTATGGGAATAACGCTGAGAGAGATAATTTTTGAAATAGGCGGCGGAATATTAGATGGGAAAAAATTTAAGGCTGTGCAGACGGGAGGCCCATCAGGCGGATGTCTGCCGGAGGAGTATCTGGACCTGTCGGTGGATTTTGACTCTCTTCGTAAGGTTGGTTCCATGATGGGTTCCGGCGGTATGGTTGTAATGGATGAGGAGACGTGTGTGGTTGATGTGGCAAAGTTCTTCTTGTCATTTACCAAAGAGGAGTCGTGCGGAAAGTGTCCTCCTTGCAGAATAGGCACGTACCAGATGCTTGAGATATTGAAAAAGATAACATCGGGGCATGGTGAACCCTCGGACTTAGATAATCTTGAACAGATATGCCGTAAGGTGCAAAAGGGTTCTCTCTGTGGTCTTGGGCAGAGTGCTCCAAACCCTATTCTTTCCACACTAAAATACTTCAGAGAGGAGTACGAGGAGCATGTCCATGATAAGTACTGCCGTGCAAAGGTGTGCAGCGGCCTTGGCACTTACTCGATAGACCACAGCGAGTGTTTCCTGTGTGGACTTTGTAAACAGGCCTGCGCATTTGGCGCCGTTAAGGAGACAAGAAGATCGTTTTTCATAGACCAGGATATGTGCACAAAGTGTAAGTCCTGTTATATGGCCTGCCCGATAGGAGCGGTAAAAGTGGGAAAGGGCACGGCAAAAGCCGCCCGCAAATAA